The following are from one region of the Capsicum annuum cultivar UCD-10X-F1 chromosome 1, UCD10Xv1.1, whole genome shotgun sequence genome:
- the LOC107853486 gene encoding uncharacterized protein LOC107853486 yields MASDLRKSFEEERAGAIIAYGAEDCNRHIAELLHDLRFPKGVLPLKFGYVHETGFAWMKQKAPYEHYFASIKMVVSYATEVTAYVEKGKMKKISGVKGKQILL; encoded by the exons atggCTAGTGATTTGCGAAAATCATTCGAAGAAGAACGTGCAGGAGCTATAATTGCATATGGCGCTGAAGATTGTAATCGCCATATTGCAGAGCTCCTGCACGACTTGAGATTTCCCAAAGGGGTACTTCCTCTTAAATTTGGCTATGTTCATGAAACTGGATTTGCATGGATGAAACAAAAGGCTCCCTACGAGCATTATTTTGCTTCAATTAAAATGGTTGTGAGCTACGCGACTGAGGTCACTGCATACGTGGAGAAAG GTaagatgaagaaaataagtgGTGTTAAGGGTAAGCAAATACTTCTTTGA
- the LOC107854928 gene encoding probable lysophospholipase BODYGUARD 3 isoform X1, with protein MMIMDKVKLKFTMAAGKILNEVLSFILFTVLDVLDFLLCYTYRVIDFIVEAEWKSCYCSSAKRAMTSSGTILVSESKIVCLTSSSSRNKLQLEEISDTLYTRSSLVSEVSKSTLKLENAATTVKRGTMCSTFTVNSPIVEMLQGKIGGHKSHSVPRWSDCDCKTCNAWSNSCKDSLFVHVDGAKGMTENVQENVIFIHGFISSSTFWTETLFPNFTKATKSKYRLFAMDLLGFGRSPKPNESLYTLREHLDMIEKSVLEPYKVKSFHIVAHSLGCILALALAVKHPGVVKSLTLLAPPYFPAPKGEQATQYMMRRIAPRRVWPAIAFGASIACWYEHVSRTICLLICKNHRLWEFLTKLLTRNRIRTYLVEGFCCHTHNAAWHTLHNIICGTAGKIEGYLDMVKNHLKCNVTVFHGEDDELIPVECSYNVQSKIPRARVNVVENKDHITIVVGRQEAFARELEEIWKNNSTSSI; from the exons ATGATGATTATGGACAAGGTTAAGTTGAAATTCACAATGGCTGCAGGCAAAATATTGAATGAAGTCCTTAGCTTCATTTTGTTTACAGTCCTTGATGTTCTTGATTTTTTGCTTTGTTACACTTATAGAGTAATCGATTTCATAGTTGAAGCAGAATGGAAGTCATGTTATTGCTCGTCAGCTAAACGAGCCATGACGAGCAGTGGCACAATCTTGGTGTCCGAGTCCAAGATTGTGTGTCTGACTTCCTCTTCTAGCCGCAATAAATTGCAGCTAGAAGAGATATCAGACACATTGTACACGCGATCATCGCTAGTATCTGAAGTGTCAAAATCCACACTCAAATTGGAGAATGCTGCTACAACTGTGAAAAGGGGAactatgtgctcaactttcactgtTAACTCACCCATTGTGGAAATGCTGCAAGGCAAAATTGGTGGCCACAAATCACATTCCGTTCCAAGATGGTCAGATTGTGATTGTAAAACTTGTAATGCTTGGAGTAACTCTTGCAAAGATTCACTTTTTGTCCATGTTGATGGTGCCAAAGGTATGACAG AGAACGTACAAGAGAATGTGATCTTCATTCATGGATTCATATCATCGTCAACATTTTGGACAGAAACTTTGTTTCCTAACTTTACAAAGGCTACAAAATCGAAGTATCGATTATTTGCTATGGATTTGCTAGGATTTGGGAGAAGTCCAAAGCCAAATGAATCACTATACACATTAAGAGAGCACTTAGACATGATTGAGAAATCAGTTTTAGAGCCATACAAGGTGAAATCTTTCCACATTGTGGCACATTCTTTGGGCTGCATATTGGCGCTGGCGCTCGCTGTAAAGCATCCTGGCGTAGTTAAATCGCTCACCTTACTTGCACCG CCATATTTTCCAGCACCAAAGGGAGAACAAGCAACACAGTATATGATGAGGAGAATCGCTCCGAGAAGAGTATGGCCAGCCATTGCCTTTGGGGCATCCATAGCTTGTTGGTATGAACATGTTAGTCGAACAATTTGCTTACTCATTTGCAAGAACCATCGTTTGTGGGAGTTTCTCACCAAACTCCTCACCAGAAACAg GATAAGAACATATTTAGTAGAAGGATTTTGCTGCCACACACACAACGCAGCATGGCATACACTACACAATATCATTTGTGGTACTGCTGGTAAAATCGAAGGATACTTAGACATGGTGAAAAATCATCTAAAATGTAATGTCACAGTATTTCATGGTGAAGACGATGAGCTTATCCCTGTCGAATGTAGCTACAACGTACAGTCAAAAATTCCTCGTGCTCGTGTTAACGTTGTTGAGAACAAAGATCATATCACCATTGTTGTTGGAAGACAAGAAGCATTTGCTAGGGAACTTGAAgaaatttggaaaaataattccACAAGTAGTATTTGA
- the LOC107854928 gene encoding probable lysophospholipase BODYGUARD 1 isoform X2, with protein sequence MMIMDKVKLKFTMAAGKILNEVLSFILFTVLDVLDFLLCYTYRVIDFIVEAEWKSCYCSSAKRAMTSSGTILVSESKIVCLTSSSSRNKLQLEEISDTLYTRSSLVSEVSKSTLKLENAATTVKRGTMCSTFTVNSPIVEMLQGKIGGHKSHSVPRWSDCDCKTCNAWSNSCKDSLFVHVDGAKENVQENVIFIHGFISSSTFWTETLFPNFTKATKSKYRLFAMDLLGFGRSPKPNESLYTLREHLDMIEKSVLEPYKVKSFHIVAHSLGCILALALAVKHPGVVKSLTLLAPPYFPAPKGEQATQYMMRRIAPRRVWPAIAFGASIACWYEHVSRTICLLICKNHRLWEFLTKLLTRNRIRTYLVEGFCCHTHNAAWHTLHNIICGTAGKIEGYLDMVKNHLKCNVTVFHGEDDELIPVECSYNVQSKIPRARVNVVENKDHITIVVGRQEAFARELEEIWKNNSTSSI encoded by the exons ATGATGATTATGGACAAGGTTAAGTTGAAATTCACAATGGCTGCAGGCAAAATATTGAATGAAGTCCTTAGCTTCATTTTGTTTACAGTCCTTGATGTTCTTGATTTTTTGCTTTGTTACACTTATAGAGTAATCGATTTCATAGTTGAAGCAGAATGGAAGTCATGTTATTGCTCGTCAGCTAAACGAGCCATGACGAGCAGTGGCACAATCTTGGTGTCCGAGTCCAAGATTGTGTGTCTGACTTCCTCTTCTAGCCGCAATAAATTGCAGCTAGAAGAGATATCAGACACATTGTACACGCGATCATCGCTAGTATCTGAAGTGTCAAAATCCACACTCAAATTGGAGAATGCTGCTACAACTGTGAAAAGGGGAactatgtgctcaactttcactgtTAACTCACCCATTGTGGAAATGCTGCAAGGCAAAATTGGTGGCCACAAATCACATTCCGTTCCAAGATGGTCAGATTGTGATTGTAAAACTTGTAATGCTTGGAGTAACTCTTGCAAAGATTCACTTTTTGTCCATGTTGATGGTGCCAAAG AGAACGTACAAGAGAATGTGATCTTCATTCATGGATTCATATCATCGTCAACATTTTGGACAGAAACTTTGTTTCCTAACTTTACAAAGGCTACAAAATCGAAGTATCGATTATTTGCTATGGATTTGCTAGGATTTGGGAGAAGTCCAAAGCCAAATGAATCACTATACACATTAAGAGAGCACTTAGACATGATTGAGAAATCAGTTTTAGAGCCATACAAGGTGAAATCTTTCCACATTGTGGCACATTCTTTGGGCTGCATATTGGCGCTGGCGCTCGCTGTAAAGCATCCTGGCGTAGTTAAATCGCTCACCTTACTTGCACCG CCATATTTTCCAGCACCAAAGGGAGAACAAGCAACACAGTATATGATGAGGAGAATCGCTCCGAGAAGAGTATGGCCAGCCATTGCCTTTGGGGCATCCATAGCTTGTTGGTATGAACATGTTAGTCGAACAATTTGCTTACTCATTTGCAAGAACCATCGTTTGTGGGAGTTTCTCACCAAACTCCTCACCAGAAACAg GATAAGAACATATTTAGTAGAAGGATTTTGCTGCCACACACACAACGCAGCATGGCATACACTACACAATATCATTTGTGGTACTGCTGGTAAAATCGAAGGATACTTAGACATGGTGAAAAATCATCTAAAATGTAATGTCACAGTATTTCATGGTGAAGACGATGAGCTTATCCCTGTCGAATGTAGCTACAACGTACAGTCAAAAATTCCTCGTGCTCGTGTTAACGTTGTTGAGAACAAAGATCATATCACCATTGTTGTTGGAAGACAAGAAGCATTTGCTAGGGAACTTGAAgaaatttggaaaaataattccACAAGTAGTATTTGA
- the LOC107853487 gene encoding uncharacterized protein LOC107853487, whose translation MSSGMQKSIHEDERAGAEISYGAEECYRRIVKLLLDSGFPKGLLPLKELEEFGYVCKTGFAWMKQKAPYEHYFTETKTLVSYGTEVTAYVEKGKMKKISGIKGKQLFLWVPTVEMSIEDRDRKKIYFKGPVGIGKSYPITIFMTDEEKEKAKK comes from the exons atgtctAGTGGTATGCAAAAATCGATTCATGAAGATGAACGTGCAGGAGCAGAAATTTCATATGGAGCTGAAGAATGCTATCGTCGAATTGTAAAGCTCCTGCTAGACTCGGGATTTCCAAAAGGGTTGCTACCACTTAAAGAACTCGAAGAATTTGGCTATGTTTGCAAAACTGGATTtgcatggatgaaacaaaaagcCCCTTACGAGCATTATTTTACTGAGACGAAAACACTCGTTAGCTACGGAACTGAGGTCACTGCATATGTTGAGAAAG gtaaaatgaagaaaataagtgGTATTAAGGGTAAGCAATTGTTTCTTTGGGTGCCAACGGTTGAGATGAGTATTGAAGATCGTGATAGAAAGAAGATTTATTTCAAGGGACCTGTGGGAATCGGGAAATCTTATCCGATCACTATTTTTATGACCGACGAGGAAAAGGAGAAAGCTAAAAAGTAG
- the LOC107855071 gene encoding transcription factor MYC3 codes for MENLISISSTSSQPNTLQKILQYIIHNRQECWIYAIFWQASKDINNHLILSWGDGHFRGTKDTGSAKIDHGQNVMDSEWFYMVSMPQYFVAEDDLVVQAYASATYVWLASYYEMQLYTCDRAKEANLHGLRTIVCIATPSGVVELGSNDVIQENWEFVQFIKALFGSNNDMNTTSNLPAVNQVTLEDHQKIIKDVSPQQEEDNTIKQEITIENSDFENDDSSTINNIVNRSIKRAKKAMDIHVEAERKRREKLNHRFYALRSVVPYVSKMDKASLLADAVTYINELKANIKDLESKLIKLQNKKRHKSNNSSTTIMDQHDSHDSVSSIRTDRTNNKSLFSTRNRMEIEAKIIGSEAVIRVQSLDVNYPCMRLMNAMRELEFQICHASVSSVKDLMLQDIVIRVPEEFSNEEALKSAIATKLCVIEN; via the exons ATggaaaatttaatttctatttcatcaACTTCTTCACAACCAAACACACTTCAAAAAATCCTTCAATACATTATCCACAATCGTCAAGAATGTTGGATTTATGCCATCTTTTGGCAAGCATCTAAAGACATCAATAACCATCTTATTTTATCATGGGGTGATGGCCATTTTCGCGGAACTAAGGACACAGGTTCCGCGAAAATAGACCATGGGCAAAATGTTATGGATTCAGAGTGGTTCTATATGGTATCTATGCCACAGTATTTCGTGGCCGAGGATGACCTCGTAGTACAAGCTTACGCCTCGGCCACGTACGTGTGGCTAGCTAGTTATTATGAAATGCAACTTTATACTTGTGATAGAGCTAAAGAAGCTAACTTGCATGGACTTCGTACTATTGTTTGTATTGCTACTCCTAGTGGTGTTGTTGAATTGGGTTCTAATGATGTTATTCAAGAAAATTGGGAATTTGTTCAATTCATTAAGGCTTTATTTGGATCAAACAATGATATGAATACTACTTCTAATCTACCTGCAGTCAATCAAG TAACATTGGAAGATCATCAGAAGATTATAAAAGATGTATCCCCCCAGCAAGAAGAAGACAATACAATAAAGCAAGAAATAACTATTGAAAATTCCGATTTTGAGAACGATGACtcctcaacaatcaacaacatTGTCAATCGGTCAATTAAACGCGCAAAAAAGGCGATGGATATTCACGTTGAGGCAGAGAGAAAGCGAAGGGAAAAATTAAATCATCGATTCTACGCTCTACGTAGCGTAGTCCCATACGTATCCAAAATGGATAAAGCATCATTGCTAGCTGATGCTGTTACTTATATCAATGAGCTCAAAGCAAATATCAAAGATTTAGAATCTAAATTAATCAAGCTCCAGAATAAAAAACGTCATAAGAGCAATAATAGTAGCACTACAATTATGGACCAACATGATTCTCATGATAGTGTGTCTTCTATTAGAACTGATCGAACAAACAATAAGTCATTATTTTCAACGCGAAATAGGATGGAAATTGAAGCGAAAATTATAGGATCGGAAGCTGTGATTCGGGTTCAATCATTAGATGTGAATTATCCATGTATGAGATTGATGAACGCGATGAGAGAACTGGAGTTTCAGATTTGCCATGCAAGTGTTTCCAGTGTTAAAGATTTGATGTTACAAGATATTGTAATTAGGGTTCCTGAAGAATTTTCGAATGAGGAAGCATTGAAATCTGCAATTGCCACAAAATTATGTGTTATTGAGAATTAA
- the LOC107853488 gene encoding methionine gamma-lyase-like — MAGNNERGHHENFIVDDPTAALANVRHEFGEHGGVNMSIEASITFTVMESENLPRMFTGELGPDSNFFIYGCHFNPTVLNLSRLMAALEGTEAAYCTSSGMSAISSVILQLCSSGDHVVASRTLYGGTHALFMHFLPKKCNITTSFVDIRDLDIVDEAIVEGRTKVLFFESISNPTLMVSNIPELCRIAHDKGVIVVVDNTFAPMVMSPARLGADVVVHSVSKYISGGADVIAGAICGPASLINSMMDLRQGALMLLGSTMNAKIVFELSERLPHLGLRMKEHCNRALVFATRVNNLGLKVIYPGLETHPDQALLKSLVNNKEYGYGGILCVDMETEERANSLMNVLQNCTQFGLMAVSLGYYETLMSCSGNSTSSEMNNKEKELAGISPGLVRMSIGYYGTLEQKWNQFEKALSRMQHIK; from the exons ATGGCGGGTAACAATGAACGTGGTCATCATGAAAACTTCATCGTGGACGATCCAACAGCTGCATTAGCAAATGTCCGCCATGAATTCGGCGAGCATGGCGGCGTTAACATGTCCATAGAAGCCTCCATCACATTCACTGTCATGGAATCAGAGAATTTACCCCGCATGTTCACTGGCGAACTTGGCCCTGACAGTAATTTCTTCATCTACGGTTGCCACTTCAATCCCACTGTCCTCAATTTGAGCCGCCTCATGGCGGCTCTCGAGGGCACTGAGGCAGCTTACTGTACTTCCTCAGGCATGTCAGCCATCTCATCTGTGATTCTCCAGCTGTGTAGCTCTGGTGACCATGTGGTGGCTTCACGTACATTGTATGGCGGGACACATGCTTTGTTCATGCATTTTTTGCCTAAGAAATGTAATATAACAACTTCGTTTGTTGATATTAGGGATTTGGATATTGTTGATGAAGCAATTGTGGAAGGGAGAACGAAGGTGTTGTTCTTTGAGTCAATTTCTAATCCAACATTGATGGTTTCGAATATACCAGAGTTGTGCAGGATAGCACATGATAAAGGGGTGATTGTGGTGGTGGATAATACATTTGCTCCGATGGTGATGTCGCCGGCGAGATTGGGCGCCGACGTCGTTGTTCATAGTGTTTCTAAATATATTAGTGGTGGTGCGGATGTTATTGCAG GTGCAATTTGTGGACCAGCAAGTCTGATTAACTCCATGATGGATCTTCGTCAAGGTGCACTTATGCTACTAGGTTCAACCATGAATGCCAAGATCGTGTTCGAACTTTCAGAGAGACTTCCACACTTAGGCCTAAGAATGAAAGAGCATTGTAATAGAGCTCTTGTCTTTGCTACTAGAGTGAACAATCTTGGGCTCAAAGTCATTTATCCAGGTTTAGAAACCCATCCAGACCAGGCACTTCTCAAGTCCTTAGTCAATAATAAAGAGTATGGTTATGGTGGGATTTTGTGTGTAGACATGGAAACTGAAGAAAGGGCTAATAGTTTAATGAATGTTTTGCAAAATTGTACACAATTTGGGTTGATGGCAGTGAGTTTGGGTTATTATGAGACACTTATGTCATGTTCAGGGAATAGTACAAGTAGTGAAATGAACAATAAAGAGAAGGAGTTGGCTGGGATTTCACCTGGATTAGTGAGAATGTCAATTGGTTATTATGGTACATTGGAGCAAAAATGGAACCAATTTGAGAAAGCATTGTCACGAATGCAACATATAAAGTGA